The genomic region GTTCGATGGCGATGACGTTGCCCTCTTCCAGCACATGCGTGGAACCTGGCTTCAGCAGCGGATACTGCTCGTGGAAGGCGATTCCCACTCCATGCCCGGTTTGGTGTGGATAGGCCTCCCCCATCCCGGCGGCATCGATGGCCCGGCGGGCGGCGTCATCGACCTCGGCGCCGGTCGCGCCCGGAACAGCTGCTCTGGCCGCCGCCACAAACGCCGTCTCGGCGGTTTCGGCGATCTCGCGCTGCTGGTCGGTGGGATCACCGAGCACGAACACCCGGGAGAGGTCCTGCCAGTACCCGTCGGCGACAACCGCCAGCTCCATCAGGATCCACTCGCCGTCGCGCATCCGCCGAGTCGAGGAGAACTCGTAGTCCAGGTGGCATTGCGAGGTCTGTGGCCCACTCATCACAAACGCATAGCCGCGGACTCGGGAAGCCCCCAGGTGTCCGACGCCCTGGGTTTCGATGGCGCGCTCGACCTCGGTCGCCAGATCGATATCGCGGACACCGTCGCGCAGCCCGTCGCGGAACGTCTGCAGCCCGATGTCGGCGATCGCCGCGGTACGCCGCAACGCGGCCAGCTCGGCCGTGGTCTTGGCAGCGCGCGACCGGCACAACGCCGCGTCGAAGAACACCGTCTCGGCGTCCAGCGCACTGGCCACCACGGGCCGGATGATTTCGTGGCGCCCGGACACCTCATGGGCCATGTGTGGGGGTACCTGGGCACGGAACGGCCCCTCCACACCAATTCGGCGACCGCTGATCACCCCGGTGTCGCGCAGCCGGCGAAGCTGCGAGGCCACAGTGTCCGCCAGCGAAGGGTCCCCGATACGGCCGGCTTGATACATGTGCAGGTTGGCCCATCCGCTACGCGCCGCCCAGAACTCCTCGCCGGCAGGCACCAGCAGATGCGGTTCCCCGCAGCGTGGCACCACGGCTACACAGGTGCCGTTCATCGGCCAGTACCCACTGACCGAGACGACGTTCTCCGCGCTCAACATCACCGCGCCGTCGAGGTTGTTTTCGACCAAGGTCTGTTGGAACTTCGCCAATCGGTCGGCGTCGAAGGTGACACTGGTACCGATCGAGTCGAGCAGTTCCCCCAATTTTGCATCCGCGGGCACCGCTACGACATCGCCATAGCCGTAGACCTGCAGGTCGGCCAGGAACGCGCCGATCACATCGGTGTCGAGTTCGGCGGCCCGGTCCCCGAGCCTGGCATAGCCGACGCGGCCGACCAGGCTGTCAGTGGAACGTTGCGCGTCCTCACCACCGGTGAGCATCGCACTCAAATCCGTTTCTGCGGCGACATTTCCACGGTTGACGGCGGCGAGCACCTCCCGCAGATCTGCCGTGCTGGTCAGCCCGGACTCAGTCTCTCCTGATCGCGCAACCCGGACAACCAAAGAGAGGCCGGGAGCCTCACACTGCTCGGCGAGCTGACGCAGCATCGTCACAAACCAAGC from Mycolicibacterium sp. YH-1 harbors:
- a CDS encoding M24 family metallopeptidase is translated as MNTLTRYAAAATNGDDADTLIDRAKQHGLDAVELRWKSIDPRNLSVLTGARSSGVNVAAIDLGVVDADHDPRADLPNLLSAANATSCRRLLLTQRRAAGGADAEARAWFVTMLRQLAEQCEAPGLSLVVRVARSGETESGLTSTADLREVLAAVNRGNVAAETDLSAMLTGGEDAQRSTDSLVGRVGYARLGDRAAELDTDVIGAFLADLQVYGYGDVVAVPADAKLGELLDSIGTSVTFDADRLAKFQQTLVENNLDGAVMLSAENVVSVSGYWPMNGTCVAVVPRCGEPHLLVPAGEEFWAARSGWANLHMYQAGRIGDPSLADTVASQLRRLRDTGVISGRRIGVEGPFRAQVPPHMAHEVSGRHEIIRPVVASALDAETVFFDAALCRSRAAKTTAELAALRRTAAIADIGLQTFRDGLRDGVRDIDLATEVERAIETQGVGHLGASRVRGYAFVMSGPQTSQCHLDYEFSSTRRMRDGEWILMELAVVADGYWQDLSRVFVLGDPTDQQREIAETAETAFVAAARAAVPGATGAEVDDAARRAIDAAGMGEAYPHQTGHGVGIAFHEQYPLLKPGSTHVLEEGNVIAIEPGVYVPGVGGVRNEDDLVVGSADGATTLQSVPHAVSVSGSRR